In one Polaribacter sp. ALD11 genomic region, the following are encoded:
- a CDS encoding NAD-dependent succinate-semialdehyde dehydrogenase, with the protein MSKEHITTINPATEEKINDFTYLSDKELEKNIDNCQDEFLDWKLTSFEKRAEILVSIGKKLEENKTELAKLMTQEMGKLLSQSEQEVDLCIGICNYTAKNGAKNLQNEERTLSNGNKGTVAYSPIGIVYGIQPWNYPSYQVMRYAIVNLMAGNGVLLKHASNVTGTGQLLEKIFVTAGLPKGLFKALIISHDQSDTIIKNKNVRGVTLTGSSDAGRNIGKKATAELKKVVLELGSNDAYIVLEDADIENAIKECVKGRIYNNGETCIAAKRFVVVDKVYDAFKEGFVKAMEAVKVGDPLKDTSDMGPIARKDLRETLHKQVEESVKNGAEILCGGKMPDGKGYYYPVTVLGNVKPGQPAYDDELFGPVASLIKAKDEKDAMRIANDSKFGLGGGIFSKDIEKAKKLAQDHFDTGMVFINTFGIADPTMPFGGVKDSGFGREHGGFGIKEFVNIKSIVIGS; encoded by the coding sequence ATGAGCAAAGAACATATTACTACAATAAACCCAGCAACAGAAGAAAAAATAAACGATTTCACTTATTTATCTGATAAGGAATTAGAAAAAAACATAGACAATTGTCAAGATGAGTTTCTAGATTGGAAGTTAACTTCTTTTGAAAAACGTGCTGAAATTTTGGTTTCAATTGGCAAAAAATTAGAGGAAAATAAAACCGAATTGGCAAAATTGATGACTCAAGAAATGGGAAAACTTTTAAGTCAAAGCGAACAAGAAGTAGACTTATGTATCGGAATTTGCAACTATACAGCTAAAAATGGTGCAAAAAATCTGCAAAATGAAGAACGCACTTTAAGCAATGGAAACAAAGGGACTGTTGCTTATTCTCCTATTGGTATTGTATACGGAATTCAGCCTTGGAATTATCCTTCTTATCAAGTGATGCGATATGCAATTGTAAACTTAATGGCTGGAAACGGAGTTTTACTAAAACATGCTTCAAACGTAACCGGAACAGGCCAATTGTTAGAAAAAATATTTGTTACTGCTGGTTTACCAAAAGGTTTGTTTAAAGCATTAATTATTTCTCATGACCAATCGGATACCATCATCAAAAACAAAAACGTTAGAGGTGTAACGTTAACAGGTAGTTCGGATGCTGGAAGAAACATTGGAAAAAAAGCAACTGCCGAACTTAAAAAAGTAGTTTTAGAGTTAGGTAGTAATGATGCGTACATCGTGCTTGAAGATGCAGATATAGAAAATGCAATTAAAGAATGCGTAAAAGGTAGAATCTATAACAATGGAGAAACCTGTATTGCTGCAAAAAGATTTGTGGTTGTAGATAAAGTGTACGATGCTTTTAAGGAAGGTTTTGTAAAAGCCATGGAAGCAGTAAAAGTCGGTGATCCATTGAAAGATACTTCTGATATGGGACCAATTGCAAGAAAAGATTTAAGAGAAACTTTACACAAACAAGTGGAGGAAAGTGTTAAAAATGGTGCTGAAATTTTATGTGGTGGAAAAATGCCAGATGGAAAAGGATATTATTATCCTGTGACCGTTTTAGGGAATGTAAAACCTGGGCAACCTGCATATGATGACGAATTATTCGGACCGGTTGCATCTCTTATAAAAGCAAAAGATGAGAAAGATGCGATGAGAATTGCCAATGATAGTAAATTTGGTTTAGGTGGCGGAATTTTTTCTAAGGATATTGAAAAAGCTAAAAAATTAGCTCAAGATCATTTTGATACGGGAATGGTCTTTATAAATACCTTTGGAATTGCAGATCCTACAATGCCTTTTGGTGGTGTAAAAGATTCTGGTTTTGGAAGAGAACATGGTGGTTTCGGAATTAAAGAATTTGTAAATATAAAATCGATTGTTATCGGTTCTTAA
- a CDS encoding FAD-dependent oxidoreductase produces MMKYKHIFEPLDLGFTTLKNRILMGSMHTGLEEEKNGLERIAAYYAERAKGGVGLIVTGGIAPNIQGWTGPFAARMSTKKHAKQHQQITAAVHKEGGKICMQILHSGRYGYHPFNVAPSKIKSPITPFKPFKLAESGIKRTIKDFVNSAKLAKIAGYDGVEIMGSEGYLINQFIVKRTNKRTDTWGGDYENRMRLPIELVKQTREAVGKEFIIIYRLSMLDLVENGSSWEEVVQLGKEIEKAGATIINTGIGWHEARIPTISTSVPRAAFTWVTKKMKEELSIPLITSNRINMPETAEKILAEGDADMVSMARPFLADPEWVNKAAEERADEINTCIGCNQACLDHVFEQKVASCLVNPRACHETELVYNQTENKKKIAVIGAGPAGLAAATVAAKRGHNVTLFDANNETGGQFNIAKQIPGKEEFYETLRYFNKQIEIHNVTVELNTKVSTEDLLKSDFDEIVIATGIKPRELKIEGIDNPKVLSYIDVLKFKKPVGKRVAVIGAGGIGFDVSEYLTHEGESTSLNIDAWLKEWGIDKTLEARAGIEDVKPEFHPSPREVFMFKRSKGKFGGNLGKTTGWIHRSTLKKKKVQFIGEVSYTKIDDEGLHYLQHEEEKVLKVDNIVICAGQTPFKELYQPLVDAGKNVHVIGGADFASELDAKRAINQGSRLAAKL; encoded by the coding sequence ATTATGAAATACAAGCACATTTTTGAACCATTAGATTTAGGATTCACAACTTTAAAAAATAGAATTCTTATGGGTTCTATGCATACAGGTTTAGAGGAAGAAAAAAACGGATTAGAAAGAATAGCAGCGTATTATGCAGAAAGGGCAAAAGGAGGCGTTGGATTAATAGTAACGGGAGGAATTGCACCAAACATACAAGGTTGGACAGGTCCTTTTGCAGCAAGAATGTCTACGAAGAAGCATGCAAAACAGCATCAACAGATAACAGCAGCGGTGCATAAAGAAGGTGGTAAAATCTGCATGCAAATTTTACATTCTGGGCGTTATGGATATCATCCATTTAACGTGGCACCATCAAAAATTAAATCTCCAATAACACCTTTTAAACCATTTAAGTTAGCAGAATCTGGAATTAAAAGAACCATTAAAGATTTTGTAAATTCCGCGAAATTAGCAAAAATTGCAGGTTATGATGGTGTAGAAATTATGGGCTCAGAAGGCTATTTAATCAATCAATTTATTGTAAAAAGAACCAATAAAAGAACAGATACTTGGGGAGGAGATTATGAAAATAGAATGCGTCTGCCAATTGAGTTGGTAAAACAAACTCGAGAAGCTGTTGGTAAGGAGTTTATTATAATTTACAGACTTTCTATGTTAGATTTGGTAGAAAATGGAAGTTCTTGGGAAGAGGTTGTTCAGCTTGGAAAAGAAATTGAAAAAGCCGGAGCAACAATTATTAATACTGGTATAGGTTGGCATGAAGCAAGAATTCCTACCATTTCTACATCAGTTCCTAGAGCAGCATTTACGTGGGTTACTAAAAAAATGAAAGAAGAATTATCGATTCCTTTGATAACTTCTAACAGAATAAATATGCCAGAAACTGCTGAAAAAATATTAGCAGAAGGAGATGCAGATATGGTGTCTATGGCGCGTCCTTTTTTGGCAGATCCAGAATGGGTAAACAAAGCAGCAGAAGAAAGAGCAGATGAAATTAATACATGTATTGGCTGTAACCAAGCATGCTTAGATCATGTTTTTGAGCAGAAAGTAGCGAGTTGTTTGGTAAATCCAAGGGCTTGTCATGAAACAGAATTGGTTTACAATCAAACAGAAAATAAAAAGAAAATTGCTGTAATTGGTGCAGGACCTGCAGGTTTAGCAGCAGCTACTGTTGCAGCAAAAAGAGGGCATAATGTTACTTTATTTGACGCAAATAATGAAACCGGTGGTCAATTTAATATTGCAAAACAAATTCCAGGAAAAGAAGAGTTTTATGAAACGCTGCGTTACTTTAACAAGCAAATTGAGATTCATAATGTAACTGTAGAACTAAATACTAAAGTTTCTACAGAAGATTTATTAAAATCTGATTTCGATGAGATTGTTATAGCAACAGGAATTAAACCAAGAGAATTAAAGATAGAAGGTATCGATAACCCAAAAGTATTGAGTTATATAGATGTTTTAAAATTTAAAAAACCAGTTGGAAAACGTGTAGCAGTAATTGGCGCAGGAGGAATTGGTTTTGACGTTTCAGAGTACTTAACGCACGAAGGGGAATCGACTTCATTAAATATAGATGCTTGGTTAAAAGAATGGGGAATAGATAAAACGTTAGAAGCTAGAGCAGGTATTGAAGACGTGAAACCAGAATTTCATCCATCTCCAAGAGAAGTTTTTATGTTTAAAAGGAGTAAAGGTAAGTTTGGTGGGAATTTAGGAAAAACGACAGGTTGGATTCATAGATCTACTTTAAAGAAAAAGAAAGTTCAGTTTATAGGTGAAGTTTCTTATACAAAAATAGATGATGAAGGCTTGCATTATCTTCAACATGAAGAAGAAAAAGTTTTAAAAGTAGATAATATTGTTATTTGTGCAGGTCAAACGCCTTTTAAAGAACTGTATCAGCCTTTAGTAGATGCCGGTAAAAATGTACATGTTATTGGAGGTGCAGATTTTGCAAGTGAATTAGATGCAAAAAGAGCCATAAATCAGGGAAGTAGATTGGCTGCTAAATTGTAA
- a CDS encoding CAL67264 family membrane protein gives MNKNTVLAWATLIMILVGLGLIALGAFRYNEVAGWGFAAVGLGFFAIAWVFNALKGRV, from the coding sequence ATGAATAAGAATACAGTGCTTGCTTGGGCAACACTTATAATGATACTAGTAGGCTTAGGTTTAATTGCATTAGGTGCTTTTAGATATAATGAAGTTGCAGGATGGGGGTTTGCAGCTGTAGGACTTGGTTTCTTTGCAATCGCTTGGGTTTTTAACGCTCTTAAAGGGAGAGTCTAA
- the ettA gene encoding energy-dependent translational throttle protein EttA — protein MSDDKKVIFSMNKLSKTYKSTGKQVLKDIYLSFYYGAKIGILGLNGSGKSTLLKIIAGVEKNFQGEVTFAPGYKVGYLEQEPQLDPEKTVLEVVKEGVAETVAILEEYNKINDMFGLEEVYSDADKMDKLMAQQAVLQDKIDAANAWELDTKLEIAMDALRTPDSDKKIGILSGGEKRRVALCRLLLQEPEILLLDEPTNHLDAESVHWLEHHLAQYKGTVIAVTHDRYFLDNVAGWILELDRGEGIPWKGNYAAWLDQKSKRMAQESKTASKHQKTLERELDWVRQGAKGRQTKQKARLKNYDKLMSQDQKQTDEKLEIYIPNGPRLGTNVIEATGVSKAFGEKLLYDNLEFNLPQAGIVGIIGPNGAGKTTIFKMIMGEETPDAGSFNVGETAKIAYVDQAHSDIDPEKTIWENFSDGQDLVMMGGKQVNSRAYLSRFNFSGSEQNKKVNTLSGGERNRLHLAMTLKEEGNVLLLDEPTNDLDVNTLRALEEGLDNFAGCAVVISHDRWFLDRVCTHILAFEGNSEVYFFEGGFSEYEENKKSRLGGDLMPKRIKYRKLVR, from the coding sequence ATGAGTGACGATAAGAAAGTAATCTTTTCGATGAATAAGTTGTCTAAAACTTATAAATCAACAGGGAAACAAGTTTTAAAAGATATTTATTTAAGCTTCTATTACGGAGCAAAAATTGGTATTCTTGGTTTAAATGGATCAGGAAAATCAACTTTACTAAAAATTATTGCAGGTGTAGAAAAGAATTTTCAAGGTGAAGTTACTTTTGCACCAGGTTATAAGGTTGGGTATTTAGAACAAGAACCACAATTAGATCCAGAAAAAACAGTTTTAGAAGTTGTAAAAGAAGGAGTTGCAGAAACAGTTGCAATTTTAGAGGAGTACAATAAAATAAACGATATGTTTGGTTTGGAAGAAGTCTATTCTGATGCAGATAAGATGGATAAACTAATGGCACAACAAGCAGTATTGCAAGATAAAATTGATGCTGCTAACGCGTGGGAATTAGATACCAAATTAGAAATTGCAATGGATGCCTTAAGAACACCAGATTCTGATAAAAAAATTGGAATACTTTCTGGTGGAGAGAAACGTAGAGTTGCACTTTGTAGATTGTTATTACAAGAACCAGAAATCTTATTATTAGATGAACCTACCAATCACTTAGATGCAGAATCTGTACATTGGTTAGAGCACCATTTAGCACAATACAAGGGAACTGTTATTGCAGTAACGCATGATAGATACTTTTTAGATAATGTTGCTGGTTGGATTCTTGAATTAGACAGAGGTGAAGGGATTCCTTGGAAAGGAAACTATGCTGCTTGGTTAGATCAGAAATCTAAAAGAATGGCGCAAGAAAGTAAAACTGCTTCTAAACACCAAAAAACATTAGAAAGAGAATTAGATTGGGTTCGTCAAGGAGCAAAAGGACGTCAAACAAAGCAAAAAGCACGTTTGAAGAATTATGACAAATTAATGAGTCAAGACCAGAAACAAACTGACGAAAAATTAGAAATATACATTCCTAATGGACCACGTTTAGGTACAAATGTGATTGAAGCAACCGGTGTTTCTAAAGCATTTGGAGAAAAATTATTATATGATAATTTAGAGTTTAATCTTCCGCAAGCGGGAATTGTTGGAATTATTGGTCCCAATGGAGCTGGTAAAACCACTATTTTTAAAATGATTATGGGAGAAGAAACTCCTGATGCAGGAAGTTTTAATGTAGGTGAAACTGCTAAAATAGCTTATGTAGATCAAGCGCATTCAGATATTGATCCAGAGAAAACAATTTGGGAAAACTTTTCTGATGGACAAGATTTAGTAATGATGGGAGGTAAGCAAGTAAATTCTCGTGCTTATTTAAGTCGTTTTAATTTTTCTGGTAGTGAGCAAAACAAGAAAGTAAATACACTTTCTGGTGGAGAGCGTAACCGTTTGCATTTAGCAATGACTTTAAAGGAGGAAGGAAACGTATTGTTATTAGATGAGCCAACAAATGACTTGGATGTAAATACATTAAGAGCATTAGAAGAAGGTTTAGATAACTTTGCTGGTTGTGCGGTTGTAATTAGTCACGATAGATGGTTTTTAGATAGAGTTTGTACGCACATTTTAGCTTTTGAAGGGAATAGTGAAGTGTATTTCTTTGAAGGTGGTTTCTCTGAGTATGAAGAAAATAAAAAGAGTCGTTTAGGTGGAGATTTAATGCCAAAACGAATTAAATATAGAAAATTAGTTCGATAA
- a CDS encoding tetratricopeptide repeat-containing sensor histidine kinase: MLNLPNVLEKESLQAKVFFKLGNYFNKINQKDSAYYYYFNSNKLFLKDQDSINIIKNLVNLAILESDFGSYATSDSTIVASLKYIGRKKNKILASAYNCLAINSKKQFLYDDAISYYKKAIAISKIKTSKNIYKSNIANVYKELKEYSKAILILENLLKDSIKNLKTKARVIDNLAHIKWLNNSKENVLKEFLFAESVRNNKNDKKGLIASYSHLSDYYRKANQKKSLIYAKKKYRISKELKNVTGQLEAINQIVTLLTPQNSIKYYKKSIHLKDSLKEANTKIQHKFAKIKYNFEEEEKQKLKFKTLATENELIAEQENNQKKNVLILGIIITSSLLFLLYRRKQQHKKRILQESYNTETRIAKKLHDELGNGLFNTLTKIQNPNLKIEEIVKDLDKIYMQTRSISHEHDSVETGTKFEDYFRNLLASYNTDSCKIILKDLSVLSLNSLSEEKQIVFYRVFNELLVNMKKHSKASLVVLSCKKINNVLEIKYSDNGVGFEGNKIIFKNGLKNMETRIKTIKGTLNFDEQGNNGFKTTICFKK, translated from the coding sequence ATGCTGAATTTGCCAAATGTTCTTGAGAAAGAAAGTTTACAAGCGAAAGTGTTTTTTAAACTTGGGAATTATTTTAATAAAATCAATCAAAAAGACAGTGCTTACTATTATTACTTTAATTCTAATAAACTATTCTTAAAAGACCAGGATAGTATTAATATTATTAAGAATTTAGTAAATTTAGCTATTTTAGAATCAGATTTTGGAAGTTATGCGACAAGCGATTCAACTATAGTAGCATCATTAAAATACATCGGTAGAAAAAAAAATAAGATTTTGGCTTCTGCTTATAATTGTTTAGCAATCAATTCAAAAAAACAGTTTTTATATGATGATGCAATTTCTTATTATAAAAAAGCGATTGCTATTTCAAAAATAAAAACATCAAAAAATATTTATAAAAGTAATATTGCTAACGTTTATAAAGAACTTAAAGAGTATTCAAAAGCCATTTTAATTTTAGAAAACTTATTAAAAGATTCAATAAAAAATCTTAAAACAAAGGCAAGAGTTATTGATAATTTAGCGCATATTAAATGGTTAAATAATTCAAAAGAAAATGTTTTAAAAGAATTTTTGTTTGCAGAATCAGTTAGAAATAATAAAAATGATAAAAAAGGATTGATTGCAAGTTATTCTCATTTATCTGATTATTATAGGAAAGCGAATCAAAAAAAATCTTTAATTTATGCTAAAAAAAAATATAGAATATCTAAAGAGCTAAAAAATGTTACAGGTCAATTAGAAGCAATAAATCAAATTGTAACACTTTTAACACCACAAAACTCTATTAAGTATTACAAGAAAAGTATACATTTAAAAGATAGTTTAAAAGAGGCTAATACGAAGATACAACACAAGTTTGCAAAAATTAAATACAATTTTGAAGAAGAAGAAAAGCAAAAGTTAAAATTTAAAACTTTGGCAACAGAAAATGAATTAATTGCAGAACAAGAGAACAACCAAAAGAAGAATGTTCTAATTTTAGGGATTATAATAACCTCTAGCTTATTATTCTTATTATATAGAAGAAAGCAACAGCATAAAAAAAGAATTCTACAAGAAAGCTATAATACTGAAACAAGAATAGCAAAAAAATTACATGATGAGTTGGGGAATGGTCTTTTTAATACACTTACAAAGATTCAGAATCCTAATTTAAAAATTGAAGAGATTGTAAAAGATTTAGATAAAATATACATGCAAACACGTTCGATTTCTCATGAGCATGATTCCGTTGAAACAGGTACGAAGTTCGAAGATTATTTTAGAAATTTACTAGCGAGTTACAACACAGATAGCTGTAAAATTATATTAAAAGACCTTTCTGTTTTATCATTAAATTCTTTAAGTGAAGAAAAACAAATTGTATTTTATAGGGTTTTTAATGAGCTGTTAGTGAATATGAAGAAGCACAGTAAAGCAAGTTTGGTGGTTTTATCTTGTAAAAAAATAAATAATGTTTTAGAAATAAAGTATTCAGACAATGGAGTAGGGTTTGAAGGAAATAAAATTATTTTTAAAAATGGACTCAAAAATATGGAAACCCGTATAAAAACAATCAAAGGAACTCTTAATTTTGATGAACAAGGTAATAATGGTTTTAAAACAACCATTTGTTTTAAAAAATAG
- a CDS encoding response regulator encodes MFQKVLIAEDFDIINSGLKTALEEMKVSEISHVSYCDEALLKLKKGALEGKPYDLLISDLSFLEDHTQQEITSGDALIEKVRHVFPKLKIIVFSVEDKPFRIQNLHKNLKINAYVWKNRNGQKELKKAIQHVFSEGDFYISEDLKEAIHPKKAIEITAYDILLIEYLSKGLLQEDISKKLKEKEISPSSTSAIEKRLKFLKEHFNANNPAHLVAIAKDFGLI; translated from the coding sequence ATGTTTCAAAAAGTTTTAATAGCTGAAGATTTTGATATTATTAATAGTGGACTAAAAACTGCTTTAGAAGAAATGAAGGTTTCTGAAATTTCCCATGTTTCTTATTGCGATGAGGCTTTATTAAAACTGAAAAAGGGAGCATTAGAAGGCAAACCGTATGACTTACTAATTTCAGATTTGTCTTTTTTAGAAGACCATACGCAGCAAGAAATTACTTCTGGTGATGCTTTAATAGAAAAGGTTAGACATGTATTTCCTAAATTAAAGATTATTGTTTTTTCTGTAGAAGACAAACCATTTAGAATTCAGAATTTACATAAAAACCTAAAAATTAATGCTTATGTCTGGAAAAACAGAAACGGACAAAAAGAATTAAAAAAGGCAATACAGCATGTTTTCTCTGAAGGAGATTTCTATATTTCTGAAGACTTAAAAGAAGCAATTCACCCTAAAAAAGCAATTGAAATTACAGCGTATGATATTTTGTTAATTGAATACCTTTCTAAAGGACTATTACAAGAAGACATCAGTAAAAAATTAAAAGAAAAAGAAATTTCACCTTCTAGCACTAGTGCAATCGAAAAAAGGTTAAAGTTTTTAAAAGAACATTTTAATGCGAATAATCCGGCACATTTAGTCGCTATAGCCAAAGATTTCGGATTGATTTAA
- a CDS encoding type I restriction endonuclease encodes MEFQNKIKAIADKISLLKDKIETEESTKHAFVLPLIHALGYDSFNPTEVVPEFTADLGLKKGEKVDYAIFQNDVPILIIECKNWKETLDNHNSQLFRYFHVTKTRFSLLTNGIQYRFYTDLEQANKMDEKPFLEFDITKIKENEVYELLKFHKSNFDVNTIVNNASSLKYTKEIKKCISEELNNPSFEFSKLFANKVYSGRLTEKVMDDFIGLVHKALNQTISEKVNDRLSAALNKESEKQQQEIIEVKPEENKIITTEEELEGFRIIVAILRRKLDVNRITHRDTQSYFGVLLDDNNRKPLCRLHLNTVNKYLGIFDENKKEIKISIESIDDIYKYEQELLNMVSFYITDSN; translated from the coding sequence ATGGAATTTCAAAATAAAATAAAAGCAATTGCAGACAAAATATCTTTATTAAAAGATAAAATTGAAACGGAAGAATCTACAAAACATGCATTTGTATTACCTCTTATTCATGCATTGGGTTATGATTCCTTTAACCCTACTGAGGTTGTACCAGAATTTACAGCAGACTTAGGTCTAAAAAAAGGAGAAAAAGTAGATTATGCAATTTTTCAGAATGACGTTCCTATTTTAATTATAGAATGTAAAAATTGGAAAGAAACTTTAGATAATCATAATTCTCAATTATTTAGATATTTTCATGTAACAAAAACCCGTTTTTCTCTATTAACAAACGGAATTCAATATCGTTTCTATACAGATTTAGAACAGGCTAATAAAATGGATGAAAAACCATTTTTAGAGTTTGATATTACAAAAATTAAAGAGAATGAAGTTTATGAGCTCTTAAAGTTTCATAAATCTAATTTCGATGTTAATACAATTGTAAACAATGCAAGCTCTTTAAAATACACCAAAGAAATTAAGAAATGTATTTCTGAAGAACTAAATAATCCTTCTTTTGAATTTTCTAAGCTATTTGCCAATAAAGTTTATTCTGGTAGGTTAACAGAAAAAGTTATGGACGATTTTATTGGTTTAGTTCACAAAGCTTTAAATCAAACAATTAGCGAAAAAGTAAACGATCGGTTGAGTGCTGCTTTAAATAAAGAATCAGAAAAACAACAACAAGAAATTATTGAAGTAAAGCCAGAAGAGAATAAGATTATTACTACAGAAGAAGAGTTAGAGGGTTTTAGAATAATCGTTGCTATCTTAAGGCGAAAATTAGATGTCAATAGAATAACGCACAGAGATACACAATCTTATTTTGGTGTGCTTTTAGATGATAATAATAGGAAACCTTTGTGTAGACTTCATCTAAATACGGTTAATAAATATTTAGGTATTTTTGATGAAAATAAAAAGGAAATTAAGATTTCTATTGAGAGTATAGATGACATTTATAAATATGAACAAGAATTACTAAATATGGTAAGCTTCTATATTACAGATTCTAATTAA
- a CDS encoding serine hydrolase → MYFKKIKKHLLAVTLLIFSSITYGQNTLPISHVEEIDQIAEIEDSALKAILVKEINSNKKWKRLVAGKQMSIGIVDLSDATKFKYAGMNDNFMMYAASLPKIAILLAAMDAIDKGEMEYTDEIKKDLRLMISKSNNQASTRMIDRLGYKKIEDVLRAPKNKLYDEEVGGGLWVGKRYAAQGKRNPDPLKGLSHAATTRQVCSFYYQLALGNLINTASSKEMLEIMKDPKLHHKFVNTLDKVAPKATIYRKSGSWRNYHSDSALVWGPERKYIIVALIDNDYGEQIIRNLVKPLEKVLKKGRSL, encoded by the coding sequence ATGTATTTTAAAAAAATTAAGAAACATTTATTAGCAGTAACACTATTGATATTTTCTTCAATTACTTATGGCCAAAACACATTGCCGATAAGTCACGTAGAAGAAATAGACCAAATTGCAGAGATCGAAGATTCTGCCTTAAAAGCAATACTAGTAAAAGAAATAAATTCGAATAAAAAATGGAAGCGTTTAGTTGCAGGTAAGCAGATGTCTATTGGTATAGTCGATTTAAGTGATGCTACTAAGTTTAAGTATGCAGGTATGAATGACAATTTTATGATGTATGCTGCCAGTTTACCAAAAATAGCGATTCTTTTAGCAGCTATGGATGCTATAGATAAAGGCGAAATGGAGTATACAGATGAAATTAAAAAAGATTTACGATTAATGATTAGCAAATCTAATAATCAGGCATCTACAAGAATGATTGATAGACTTGGTTATAAAAAAATTGAAGATGTTTTAAGAGCTCCAAAGAATAAATTATATGACGAGGAAGTTGGTGGTGGTCTTTGGGTTGGTAAAAGATATGCTGCTCAAGGCAAAAGAAATCCAGACCCGCTTAAAGGTTTAAGTCATGCAGCCACAACTAGGCAGGTATGTAGTTTTTATTATCAATTAGCTTTAGGGAATTTAATTAATACAGCAAGCTCTAAAGAAATGTTAGAGATTATGAAAGATCCTAAATTACATCACAAATTTGTAAATACTTTAGACAAAGTGGCACCCAAAGCAACTATTTACAGAAAATCTGGTTCTTGGAGAAATTACCACTCAGATTCAGCTTTGGTTTGGGGCCCAGAAAGAAAGTATATAATTGTTGCATTAATTGATAATGATTATGGTGAACAAATTATAAGAAATTTGGTTAAACCGTTAGAAAAGGTATTGAAAAAAGGACGTTCTTTATAG